Proteins encoded by one window of Musa acuminata AAA Group cultivar baxijiao chromosome BXJ2-9, Cavendish_Baxijiao_AAA, whole genome shotgun sequence:
- the LOC135623552 gene encoding WD repeat-containing protein RUP2-like, producing MNHSPAVSGPPQEPSEQQQQAAHEERARCEWNFRLSAAVSPAATGAISDAIGTVEFDPTDRLLAAGGIARKIRIYGLRSLLPEERGPSPTFSDHSTACRLCICTPAKLSSLRWRPDSSGRIIGSGDYDGVVTEYDVERGFPVFERDEHAGRRVWCVDYSVDGALGASGSDDGTVQLWDSRCADGGCTAVARADGAVCSVEFDPEGGPWVGVGSADRHAYVFDLRAVSAGPVAALRGHGRTVTYVRFAPGGRRVVTSGIDGSHRLWDWAEGRQVRAYRGHANSRNFIGMSVWRGAGLIGSGSESNEVFVYDLRWGEPIWVQGFGNRGEEGQSRDGFVGVASWRQSAAGDGEGALAAGGSDGVLQVFVGRKMTGSD from the coding sequence ATGAACCATTCCCCAGCAGTCTCCGGTCCGCCGCAGGAGCCGTCGGAACAGCAACAGCAAGCTGCGCATGAAGAGAGAGCTCGGTGCGAATGGAACTTCCGTCTCTCGGCTGCTGTCTCCCCGGCGGCCACCGGAGCCATCTCCGACGCCATCGGCACCGTCGAGTTCGACCCCACCGACCGCCTCCTCGCCGCAGGCGGCATCGCTAGAAAGATCAGGATATACGGCCTCCGCAGCTTGCTGCCGGAAGAGCGCGGTCCGAGCCCCACCTTTTCCGACCACTCGACTGCCTGTCGGCTGTGTATCTGCACGCCGGCCAAGCTCAGCAGCCTGCGGTGGCGGCCCGACTCGAGTGGCCGCATCATTGGTTCCGGCGACTACGACGGCGTGGTCACCGAGTACGACGTGGAGCGGGGCTTCCCCGTGTTCGAGCGTGACGAGCATGCCGGGCGCCGCGTCTGGTGCGTGGACTACTCCGTTGACGGGGCCCTCGGTGCTTCGGGGTCCGACGACGGCACCGTGCAGCTATGGGACTCGAGGTGCGCCGACGGCGGATGCACGGCGGTCGCACGCGCCGACGGAGCGGTCTGCAGCGTGGAATTCGACCCGGAGGGCGGGCCGTGGGTCGGGGTGGGGAGCGCCGACCGGCACGCGTACGTGTTCGATCTGCGGGCGGTCTCTGCAGGGCCAGTGGCGGCGCTCAGAGGGCATGGGCGGACGGTGACGTACGTGCGGTTCGCGCCGGGAGGGCGGCGGGTGGTCACGTCGGGGATTGACGGCTCCCACCGACTGTGGGACTGGGCGGAGGGGAGGCAAGTCCGGGCGTACCGCGGCCACGCCAACTCGCGTAACTTCATCGGCATGTCGGTGTGGCGCGGCGCGGGGCTCATCGGGAGCGGGTCGGAGAGCAACGAGGTGTTCGTGTACGATCTCCGGTGGGGGGAGCCAATATGGGTGCAGGGCTTCGGGAACCGAGGGGAGGAGGGGCAGAGCCGCGACGGGTTCGTCGGGGTGGCGAGCTGGAGGCAATCGGCGGCAGGGGACGGCGAGGGCGCGCTCGCCGCAGGCGGATCCGATGGGGTGTTGCAGGTGTTCGTTGGGAGGAAGATGACGGGATCTGACTGA
- the LOC135623554 gene encoding phosphomannomutase-like, with the protein MLGDPSFQKSIGSMAARKPGVIALFDVDGTLTAPRKLITPQMLEFMRELREVVTVGVVGGSDLVKITEQLGKTVVHDYDYVFSENGLLAHKNGELIGRQSLKSFLGEDKLKEFINFTLHYIADLDIPIKRGTFIEFRSGMLNVSPIGRNCSQEERYEFEKYDKVHNIRPKMVSVLREKFAHMDLTFSIGGQISFDVFPRGWDKTYSLKYLGEFQEIHFFGDKTYKGGNDYEIYESKRTVGHTVTSPDDTAAQCRSLFLGN; encoded by the exons ATGTTGGGAGATCCATCGTTCCAGAAATCAATTGGGAGCATGGCTGCGAGGAAACCCGGCGTCATCGCGTTGTTCGACGTCGATGGAACGCTCACCGCCCCGCGGAAG CTGATCACGCCGCAAATGCTGGAGTTCATGCGGGAACTCAGGGAG GTTGTAACTGTAGGTGTTGTTGGAGGATCGGACCTTGTTAAGATAACAGAGCAACTTGGAAAAACAG TTGTACACGACTATGATTATGTATTCTCAGAAAATGGCCTTCTTGCTCACAAAAATGGGGAACTAATTGGTCGACAG AGTTTGAAGTCATTTCTTGGTGAAGATAAACTAAAG GAATTCATCAATTTTACCCTCCATTACATTGCCGACTTGGATATCCCAATAAAAAG GGGGACATTTATTGAGTTCCGTAGTGGAATGCTTAATGTCTCTCCAATAGGGCGGAATTGCAGCCAAGAAGAGCGCTATGAATTTGAAAAATATGATAAG GTTCACAACATACGGCCAAAGATGGTCTCTGTGCTACGTGAAAAGTTTGCACATATGGATCTGACTTTTTCAATTGGTGGACAAATAAGTTTTGAT GTTTTCCCACGAGGCTGGGACAAGACTTACAGTTTAAAATACCTTGGTGAATTTCAAGAAATCCACTTTTTTGGTGACAAAACCTACAAG GGGGGAAATGACTATGAAATTTATGAATCGAAACGAACTGTTGGTCATACAG TAACAAGTCCAGATGATACAGCAGCACAGTGCAGATCTCTCTTTCTGGGAAATTAA
- the LOC135622069 gene encoding glycine-rich RNA-binding protein GRP2A-like, with translation MAPKKKKNRRRDSKSKTQPGSSSGTVPSPPQDSLPVTTELHDEATTSQEPTSSAAPEGATPASPSVASVGPHSRSQGEEVVEERGVDEADPQMAALADSVDNMTVADEYGLGWLVRGIGTLGSTFPELMSMTRELEDLPDNQERQEVMADLTESLEAVGNIFRGYTSLLKRTVRILEQERSHRREGGGGASGGGGGSSTAGGGGGGSRTAGGGGGGSSTAGGGGGGSSAAGGGGGSSNTAGGGGGGSSTAGGGGESGGATST, from the coding sequence ATGGcacccaagaagaagaagaaccgtcGCCGGGACTCCAAGTCCAAGACGCAGCCGGGCTCCTCCAGCGGCACCGTCCCGTCTCCGCCCCAAGATTCTCTCCCGGTCACTACGGAGCTCCACGATGAAGCCACCACCTCTCAAGAACCCACCTCTTCCGCCGCCCCCGAGGGTGCAACCCCCGCGTCTCCTTCAGTCGCATCCGTCGGCCCCCACTCCCGCTCGCAAGGGGAAGAAGTAGTAGAAGAAAGAGGCGTCGACGAGGCTGATCCCCAGATGGCCGCTCTTGCAGATTCTGTAGACAACATGACGGTCGCCGACGAGTATGGCCTGGGATGGCTCGTGCGTGGCATTGGCACGCTGGGTTCCACCTTCCCGGAGCTAATGTCGATGACCAGAGAGCTAGAAGATTTGCCGGATAACCAAGAAAGACAGGAAGTAATGGCTGATCTCACCGAATCCTTGGAGGCTGTGGGGAATATTTTCAGAGGTTACACCAGTTTGCTGAAGAGAACGGTGAGGATTCTCGAGCAGGAACGCAGCCACCGCAGAGAAGGCGGCGGCGGTGCatctggcggcggcggtggcagcagtactgcgggtggtggtggcggtggcagcAGAACTgcgggtggcggtggcggtggcagcAGTACTgcgggtggtggtggcggtggcagcAGTGCTGCGGGTGGCGGTGGCGGTAGTAGCAATACTGcgggtggtggtggaggtggcaGCAGTACTGCGGGTGGTGGTGGTGAGTCTGGCGGTGCAACCAGCACTTGA